From the Pirellulales bacterium genome, the window CCGTGTGACGCCCAATTGGTTGAGCACTTGCAGGCCGCGCCAGGCCGTTTTGCCGTCGTCGAGACCGTCGAGCACGCGGCGGTAACGTGTCAGCAGGGCCGTAGCGGCAGCCGCGTCTTCGCGCAACAGCTCGATGCGAAAGTGTTGCAGACCAAGCTTCAGCATCCGCGGCATGTATTCGGCCGCCGATTGGGCGACCGAGTTGAACACCGTGTTGCGGCAACCGGTGTCGGCCAGTAAGGGGAACTCGGCGCCGACGCGGTCGCGCAGCTCGATGCGGTGCCGGTCGCAAGGACGCCCGCAGTCGCGCCAGTCTTTGCCCTCGGAAAGTGCGGCGGCGAACACGCAATGCTCGTTATGAAACATCGGAATATGCTGATGCACGACCACTTCCATGCGGTCCGCCGCCGTTCGCGGCAGCATGGCCACGAGTTGCTCCCAGCTCAGGTCGTAGCTCGGCACCAGCCGCGTCAAGCCGGCGCCAAAGAATAAGTCGGCCGTCAGCTCGTTGGCCACATTGAGCGAAAAGTCGCCGACGAGCGGCGTCCGCGGGGCGTGCTCCCGAAACCATTCCAGTGCCGCCAGGTTGCGGACCAGGACCGCATCGGCTTCCGCGGCCGCGATCTTGGCCAGCAAGCCTTCTTCCGCAGGTTTGATGATCCGCAGCGTGGCCACGCCGATTTGCAAGCCGGCACTTCGGGCGACAGCCACGGCGTCTCGGTAACGCCGCACGTCTTCGAAATCGCAATAGATCATCGCCGGCTGGGTGGGGCGATTGTCGCGCGACCAGGCACAAACGGCGTCGAGCTGCTCGCGGGTGCGGACCAAAACGTACATCGCCGGCGACGACGCCGACCGCGGCGAGGCCGGCATGATTTCTCGGCGCAGTTCAGCAAGCGCCTCGGTGCATACCACACGAGACTTCGATGGTCGGTTGCGCAAGTCGAGCAGTTCCGCCACGGCCCGGCGGCGAAGGTCGTTGAGGACGCTCTTGGGCGCCATCACCGGTGCGGCGATGTCCAGCTCGACCTCGCCCAGCTCGAAGGGCGTGTCGCCCAGCCGTCCGAATTGTTCGCGGACCAGACTCTCGTCGAGCGCGTGTTTTCGGGCTGCCTCCAACGGCCCCGGCCACTCGACACGCACCGCGTGCTCGCCGTCGCTCAGCCTGACGAGCAAGGGACCGCCGATTCGCCCGGCGATGCGAGCGGTCAGGCGCACTCGACGCGGCGTCGCGTCACGGGCAAAAGTTTGCTCGATGCGACGACGAAACGCGGGGTCGTCGGTCTTCCAGACCAGGCTGCCGGTCGCAACGGCGGCAAGGTTGACGGCCCCTTCGCGAAACTCCAGCTCGACGCGGTGCCCGGCGCCGGGCACGGGCCGGACTTGCCATACGCGACCGCCTTGCTCGTCTTGCTCGGGATGCCCCTCGTCGAAGACGACGCCGTCGCCCGGCTTGATGACCTCGTCGAGCAACGCGGCGGCCGAATGTTCGCTCGCCAATTCGACGATCAACCGGCCGCGGCGTGCTTCGACGACGGTGCCGATGTAAACCCCGCGGCTCTTGGGAAAGCGGCCGTGGACGAGACGTTGATGGTCGGCTCCTTCCAAAAAGCCGGGCGTGAAGCCCCGCGAAAAGCTCTGCGTCAGGTCGAGCCGCTCCTGCCGGTCGAGCGAGAACCGCTCGCCGCGCTCGGCGGCATCGAGCGCGCGGCGATAGGTGCGCGTGGTGGCGGCCACGTAATGGGCGCTCTTCAACCGGCCCTCGATCTTCAAACTGGCCACTCCCAGCCGCACCAGGTCGTCGACGTGACCGTGCCCGGCCAGGTCTTGCGGACTGAGCAGGTAGGCCTGGTCGGCCAGCTCGCGATGTTCGCCGTCGACGATCAGGTCGTACGGCAGCCGGCAGGCCTGGGCGCATTGGCCGCGATTGGCGCTGCGGCCGCCCAACGCCTCGCTGGTCAGGCATTGGCCGCTATAAGCCACGCACAACGCGCCATGCACAAAAACCTCGACGGGCAAATCGGTCGCCGCGCGCACGCGCTCGATGTCGG encodes:
- a CDS encoding U32 family peptidase; this encodes MTTVRTTTELLAPAGDWTALRAAVANGADAVYFGLSNFNARHRATNFTLDELPEVIAYLRRHNVRGYVTCNTLIFSDELPEIARFVAAIAEAGADAVIVQDLGLARLIGRLAPGLPVHGSTQMTLTEPRGIEFVRRLGVERVILARELSLSDIERVRAATDLPVEVFVHGALCVAYSGQCLTSEALGGRSANRGQCAQACRLPYDLIVDGEHRELADQAYLLSPQDLAGHGHVDDLVRLGVASLKIEGRLKSAHYVAATTRTYRRALDAAERGERFSLDRQERLDLTQSFSRGFTPGFLEGADHQRLVHGRFPKSRGVYIGTVVEARRGRLIVELASEHSAAALLDEVIKPGDGVVFDEGHPEQDEQGGRVWQVRPVPGAGHRVELEFREGAVNLAAVATGSLVWKTDDPAFRRRIEQTFARDATPRRVRLTARIAGRIGGPLLVRLSDGEHAVRVEWPGPLEAARKHALDESLVREQFGRLGDTPFELGEVELDIAAPVMAPKSVLNDLRRRAVAELLDLRNRPSKSRVVCTEALAELRREIMPASPRSASSPAMYVLVRTREQLDAVCAWSRDNRPTQPAMIYCDFEDVRRYRDAVAVARSAGLQIGVATLRIIKPAEEGLLAKIAAAEADAVLVRNLAALEWFREHAPRTPLVGDFSLNVANELTADLFFGAGLTRLVPSYDLSWEQLVAMLPRTAADRMEVVVHQHIPMFHNEHCVFAAALSEGKDWRDCGRPCDRHRIELRDRVGAEFPLLADTGCRNTVFNSVAQSAAEYMPRMLKLGLQHFRIELLREDAAAATALLTRYRRVLDGLDDGKTAWRGLQVLNQLGVTRGTLA